CAGCCCGTCCGTCCAGGACGCCCAGATGCCGCTCCTGGTGAATCCGGAGACGGTCAGGGACCTGATGGACACGTCGTCCACGGTGTGCCCCGCCGTGCCCAGGACGCAGATCCCGTTGCCGGCTTTCGCGCAGGCGTTGTCCGGCTGCGTCCCGCTCGCGCCCGGCTCGATGACCGTACGGTCCCCGGAGCCGCGCAGGGTCAGTCCGGGCGTGGTGATCAGCACGCTCTCCCGGTAGGTGCCGGGCCGGACGATGATGGTGTCACCGGGTTGCGCGGCGTCCACCGCTGCCTGGATCGACTGGCCCGCACGCACCACATGGCCGCCCGCGGCGGCGGCCGGCACGGACGGCGCGACGACGCACAGTCCGGCGGCCGAGGCGGCTGCGATGCTCACGAGGGATTTGATGTGTCGTTTCCTCATGAGCCGAAGCTATGGGCGATGACCCCCCGATGCCACGCAGGGTGTCCGGTTGGGCACGGGGCGTGCCCGAATGGCTTACGCCATCGCCACGGCCCCGCGTCCGTCGTGGACGCGGGGCCGTGCACTCGGGTGATTCGCCCTCGGGTCCTGGCCCTGGTCAGTCGGTGGCCGGGCCGGCGGGTGCGACGACGGCGCGTGCCCACCGGTAGTCGGCCTTGCCGCTGGGGGAGCGCTGGATCTGTGGGGTGATCACCAGGTGGCGCGGGATCTTGTAGCCGGCCAGCCGGGTGCGGCAGTGCGCCTGGACGTCGTCGAGCGAGGGTGCGTCGGCGCCTTCCCGCAGCTGCACCACGGCGGCGACCTGATTGCCCCACCGCTCGTCGGGAGCGCCCGCCACCAGTGCGTCGTACACGTCCGGGTGGGACTTGAGCGCCTGCTCGACCTCCTCCGGATAGACCTTCTCGCCCCCGGTGTTGATGCACTGCGAGCCCCGGCCGAGCACCGTGACGATGCCGTCGGCGTCGACCGTCGCCATGTCGCCGAGCAGGACCCACCGCTCGTCGCCCTTGCGGAAGAACGTCTCGGCGGTCTTGCCCGGGTCGTTGTAGTAGCCCAGCGGTACGTGTCCGCGCTGGGCGATCCGTCCCGGCTCGCCCGGTGACACCGGCTCGTACGTCGCAGGGTCGACGACGGCCGTGCGGGCGTTGACCCGGAGCCGGAAGCCGTTCTCCGGGCTGGAGTCGGCGGTCGCCGTGCCGTTGAAGCCGGACTCGGAGGAGCCGAAGTTGTTGAGGAGCATCACGTTGGGCACCAGTGCCTGGAACTCCGCCCGCACCGAGTCGGACATGATCGCGCCCGAGCTGGAGACGGAGAACAGCGCCGAACAGTCGGTGCCCTTCAGCGGCCCGTTCAGTGCGTCGATCAGCGGCCGCAGCATCGCGTCACCCACCAGCGACACGCTGGTGACCTTCTCCTTCTCGATCGTACGGAGCACCTCGTGCGGAACGAACTTGCGGTGTACGACGACCCGTTGCCCGAAGTTGAAGCCGATGAACGCGGTGAGGGTCGAGGTGCCGTGCATCAGTGGGGGAGTGGGGAAGAAGGTGATTCCCTCCCCGCCGGCGGCCACCCGTTCGGCCAGCTCCTGCGGGGTCCTGACCGCGTCGCCGGTCGGCGCTCCGCCGCCGAGGCCGGAGAAGAACAGGTCCTCCTGGCGCCACATCACCCCCTTGGGCATACCCGTGGTGCCGCCCGTGTAGATGATGAACTGGTCGTCGGCGGAGCGGGGCGCGAAGCCGCGCCCGGGATCCCCGCCGGCCTCCGCCGCGGTGAACGCGACGGCGTCGGGCCCGGGTACACCGTCCGTGGACGATCCCACCCGCACGAGGTGGCGGAGCTTCGGCGCCTGCGGTGCGGCGGCAGCGACCCGCTCGTCGAACTCGGCGTCGAAGACCAGGGCCGACAGATCCGCGTCGCGATAGAGGTAGACCAGCTCCTCCTCGACGTACCGGTAGTTGACGTTGACCGGGACGATGCGCGCCTTCAGGCAGGCCAGCACGGTCTGGAGGTACTCGATGCCGTTGTAGAGGTGCAGTCCCAGATGCTCGCCCGGTCCGATGCCCGCCTCGATGAGGTGGTGG
This genomic interval from Streptomyces sp. NBC_00464 contains the following:
- a CDS encoding acyl-CoA synthetase gives rise to the protein MEYNLADLFESVVDAVPEREALVYLDHPGTGAERRLTYAELDAAANRVAHHLIEAGIGPGEHLGLHLYNGIEYLQTVLACLKARIVPVNVNYRYVEEELVYLYRDADLSALVFDAEFDERVAAAAPQAPKLRHLVRVGSSTDGVPGPDAVAFTAAEAGGDPGRGFAPRSADDQFIIYTGGTTGMPKGVMWRQEDLFFSGLGGGAPTGDAVRTPQELAERVAAGGEGITFFPTPPLMHGTSTLTAFIGFNFGQRVVVHRKFVPHEVLRTIEKEKVTSVSLVGDAMLRPLIDALNGPLKGTDCSALFSVSSSGAIMSDSVRAEFQALVPNVMLLNNFGSSESGFNGTATADSSPENGFRLRVNARTAVVDPATYEPVSPGEPGRIAQRGHVPLGYYNDPGKTAETFFRKGDERWVLLGDMATVDADGIVTVLGRGSQCINTGGEKVYPEEVEQALKSHPDVYDALVAGAPDERWGNQVAAVVQLREGADAPSLDDVQAHCRTRLAGYKIPRHLVITPQIQRSPSGKADYRWARAVVAPAGPATD